The following nucleotide sequence is from Penicillium digitatum chromosome 5, complete sequence.
GTCCTTGCACTAGCACACTTGCATCAAAACGTCGGCGTTCTCTACCGCGACCTGAAGCCGGAGAACTGCCTCCTAGACGCGCAAGGCCACCTCCTTCTAACCGATTTCGGGCTCAGCAAGATCGCCCTTAGTGACGACGATCGCTGCAACTCCCTCCTCGGCACAATCGACTACATGGCGCCAGAAGTGATCCAAGGCAAGCCATACGGCAAAGCATGCGACTGGTGGTCCCTCGGTGCACTAGGCTACGACCTCCTCACCGGCTCACCCCCATTCCGCGGAAACAATCACGCAAAGCTACAAGAGAAGATCGTCAAACAAAAGCTCACGCTGCCTTACTTCCTCGGGCCTGACGCGAAGGATCTTCTCACCCGTCTTCTCCGCAAAGAACCCTCCAAGCGTCTCGGATACCATATGCAGAAGGACTTGCAGATTATCAAAAAGCATCGCTTCTTCCGCAAAATCGACTGGGCTGCCCTTGAGCGCCGCGAGCTCGACCCGCCTATCCAGCCTATCGTCACGGACCCTGCGCTCGCCGAGAACTTCTCCGTCGATTTCACTCATCTCCCACTCAGTCCAACGGTTACTGCCACTGGCTTTGACGAATACTATGGCAAGGGACAGAATTTCCCCGGTGGAAAAGGTGCGGGTGACGACGATGTTGGCGCTGAGAGTAACCCGTTCGGTGGGTTTAGCTATGTTGCTTCGAGCAGCTTGCTGGATCATGGGTtggggatcatcactgctggatattgaactggGGTGTTGGTGATATGGCTGGGGAGAACTGATAAGAaaatgatgaagatgaaatgGAGAACAAGGACAATGCATATTTCGCATCAAGGCGTCCGGGTGTGCCGGGTTTCGTACATTGCAGCATCTCATGCACCATGGGGCTTTGGATCGTTTCTTATCCAGGTGCTTGTCTTGTTCTGACAAGTTGAAGCAATACAAACAGCATCATCTGAATGCAACCAGTGGTACAAGGTTCACATTCGCATATCTACTAGGAAATTTCTTCCTACGTCTCTTTAACTTGGAGTTGAAAGCATCCGTAAACACATATCCGTAAATCTGGACCTGGAAAACTAGGATTGAATCTTACTTGTTTTTTGATACGAGAACTGTTCCTAAAAAGCTTCGTCTACAGCCCCAATGAAGCTGGATGTAGGATAAAGTATAAAAGCACAGTGAAGTAGATAGGCAAAAAGGAGAAATTTATTCCCCGTGGGTTTTGTTCATTCTCACTCATATATAGTATCCTCCCAAGTTCCCCAAAGCCACAACACTTCCCAAACAGCGTAACCCCAAGTTTAGAGATCTCGGGTCCTAGATCTCGCCTTCTTCACTTccagcatcatcatcagcCTCGCCTTCATCTTTCTGTTCAGCCTGGGAGTCGAATTTACTCCGATGATCCACGTCCGCCGTGGGTAGGGGGACAGATCCAGGGGGATGCGCGACTGGAACGACAAGTTGTTGTTTTTCGGGGACTTCGCCTTCTTCGGCGCTGGACTCTTCTTTCGGAGGCGAGTGTGCTGAGGGTCCCAGGCCTGGATTCTCGCCTGTGATTGAGAGGGAGTTGAAATGAGGCGTGGCTTTTGTTTGAGATAATGCTGCTGCGGGGACGTGAGGACGGGAGTGGACTGGAGGGTGTGTTTTTTGGTCGGTGGGGAGAGTCGCTTCGTGAGAGGGGGTTATGGTGCGTTGGCGCTTGGGGGATCGATCGCGGTCACCGTTCCCGTTGAGGGTTGAATGGGGTTTGTTTTGTGGGGAGGATGGGTGTGGGTGTGGGTGTGATTGTGTGTTGGCGTGCGATTCGGGTTCGCGCGAGCGTTTACGGCCATTTGTAGTCATGTCTGAGGTGACGGCAAGGGTTGGAGGGGTGGAATTGGACTGTTGCTCCGAGGCGGATTTTGTAGGATCGGTGTCGAAGATGCGAGTTGGGTCGTTGGGGTTGGGGGTTGAGTCTGAAAGCGAGAATTCCGGGTAGCCCTTACTAAGGCTTTGCTGGACGCGCTCGTAAATTTTGACGATGAAGGTGCAGGCGCGGATGAGGTCGTCGAGGCGGACGTCGATCTGCTCCCACCAGGGTCTGCCTTCGGCATCGTCGGGGAAGGCGACTTTGCAATGGCGAGCTGCGGCGTACAGGGCCGCGGCGGCGATGACGCGCGGCGGGAATTGGAGACAGAGGACGGTGTAGGTTGAGTCGTTGAGGAAGGAGTAGGTGGAGTGTCGCAAAGCTCTGTTGTCGCCGACACCTAGGAAGACGGAGTAGTCCCAGAGGATGCGGTAGGGGGACTCGACCTGTAGGTCAAAGCAGAGGTATTCAAGCATGACGCTCTCGTTCTGCAGAATCAGGTCGCGCCACTTCCAGTAATCTTTAGACTGCTCGTCGACAATCAGGTTCGGCTGCTTCATGGCGACGCGGCAGCATGCGATAACGAAGTCTTTCATGCGGCGCATGGCCTCGTCCACCTTGAACGCAACGAAGAGGGCCACCGCGGCGATCACCTTCGGGTGCATTAGGTCCGACCCCATTTCCGGATATTGTCCCATCAAAGAGTAGCGCATGAGGAAGCGGTGCATGTACACTGTGGCAGTCATTGAGGTCTGTGGGGGCATCTTCAACATCACGCTCACTTGCCAGATGAACTCGACTGCACGGTGCCGAATGTAGTCCTCTTTCCCGCGTTCAATCTTATCAATGCGCGAGGGCGTGCGCTCGAATTCTTCTTCGGTAAATAACCATTTGTGTTGCTCCGCTTCCAACACCGGATTCGGTAGGCCGGGGATTCGTCGCTTCGGCGGTGCTGAGGAAGCCATGGCTATGCGAAGTGAAGAGGGGGAAGACAAATAAGATCGACGAGCGGTTGTTCACGCAGTGATGACAGAGATGAAGCGCATCCAGCGCACCCAACAAGAAATAGCTCGCGTGATGGTCAGCAATATTATTATCGTTCCAAACGTCACAGTCGTTGGGCCAAATTTAGCATGGCGGAGCTTTCTATCGCATTGTGGAGATGACGGTTCACGACGGGAGATATTCGGAGAATTGGAGAAGTGAAAGTCAGGGGTAGGCAATATTGGAATAGTAAAGCGCTGCCTAAATATCGAGCACGATCAGATGCACAGCAAGGACCTCCGTATTGACGTCGACAAGGGAAGCTTTTGGTCGGAACAATCGCTTTTCCGATTGTAACTATTTATCCGCTTCACACCGACCTCGGGAGTATGAATAGCCACTACATTATATCCCAGGAGGGAGCAATTACAGGTTTTATAGACGCTCATGTAATTTGAATTCGTCATTGATATGCAATTGCACTCTTTGAAACAATTCCTATAAATAATTACAATTGGTATCTAGTACTTTGGAAACAAAGTCCCGTCCTGGCGCCACGCTGATAGATGCAAAATACAAAAAAAGGCCAAGTAGGCATTTATTCCTCCTCACTGATTTCACTCTCATCATCACTGGGAACATATTGCCTGGTCGTGGGTTGGATGTAATGGTGGCTCAGAGCCTCCTCTTCACGAGCACTTTGTTCAAAAGCGGCCTCCATCTCCGCCGCCAaagcatcatcatcttccacttCATCCTCTTGAATAGCCGTGCGTGTTTGGGCTGAGGAAGTAGGTGGAGCTGTATTGCCGACCGGGGAGGGGAGACTTAATTCCCCAATGTCTTCGTCCCCATCATCATCTGCGGAGGTGTTATTGGATGAGAAGTAAGTCCGGTCCACGAATGGGCGCGGAGGTGGAGAACCCATGTCAATAATGAGATCTCCGTCAACTATGATATTGGAGCTGGGAGACTGCCCAGCTTGTTGTGATCCCGTGCCGGCATCGGATGGCGACGAGCGAGAGTCCTCATACGCAGGTGGGTCGGGATAGCTGACAGGCTCGCTTGGCTTGGTGGGCGGGTGTGCTTTGGCTGGTGCTTTTGCTGGCGGTTTCTTCTGTCGCAGCGGGTTTGTTTGTGTTTGTGTTTTGGATCGAGGTGGTGCAGGTCTAGGTATAGGTCTGGCAGTCGGCATTAGGGGTGTGCTGGCTCTGCTGGTGGCAAGTTCTGGGGTGCTGTGGCCTGAAGGTGGCTTATCATCCTCCCGGCGATTCTTCGGGAGGAAGTGTCGGAAGTCGTAAGGATTGCTATCATCGGCCGGCCCCTCGTCCTCGCTGGTATTTCCTCCGTGTCGGTCTTCTGCCGAGGTTGTTggttcatcctcttcctttATCTGAAGTTGTTCGTATTGCTCGCGGACCTGCTTTTCCGTCTTTCCTGGAGCCGACCGAAGATTGAAGTTCAAGGTTGTCGAGACCGACTCTAAAACGAAGACTTTCCGCTCTGGGTCGAAGATCAGAACCAGGCTTCGCTCGCCCGACGGGTCCTCGCTGCCTTTGTATGCATAGGTCAACGTTTGATCGACATTCGGGGCCTTATCAGTAACAACGAGGTCATAGTGGTCGGCTGATCGGGATTGAGTGATGGTCGACCGTTGCTGTGAGGTTGCGGACTTGGATTTGTGGTTATAATTGACGTTGATCAATCGGCTTGTGTTTGGGTTTCGAGCAAGCCTTTCCCCCAGCACAATTGGGTATTCGGCCTGCTTTGTCGGGTCGATCATGGAGGACAATGTGGGGGTAGCCATATCTGCACTCATGGAGGGGATGAGACTCCGAAATCGAAATAGTTTGTACAATGCagaggagaagagagagaaaagggaaaagaagattgagaatCCCCAAAGTCGGGGAAAGGTTGAGGTGGAGAAGAGTGAAACGGTCTCCCCACTCATACAAGGGCGATTTGCAACATATCGAATACTTGGATTCCTTACCTACTTTCTTAGCTCTTAGATTAATCTCTTGGATCCTGACTTAATATTAATCTTTTGATCTCATGTTTCATGTTGAATCAACCTGCTTATACTCCGAGTTCTGTGCTACATTCTACGCAGCAAGACTTCGGGTCCGACTTCGGCATAGAGTACCGGGATGAAGAATAAAACACGTAAAGCAAGGTACTGCCATTAGACGATAATTACTAGCCGAGGCATAAACAAAAAAAACGGCTTGCAGAGATACAATGCAATAAAGCAGGGCAGGAGGAGGTATCCAGAAACAAAGAACGAGAGGCATCAGAGACAAAGCGTGAGGTGTCTGTCAGCTATTACAGCTAACACTTTACCACCCAGAATGtgattggaatcaaagaacaGATTCCGAAGTCGGAAATTTGAAGTTTCCGAGTCGTTTATTTAAGCTTCTCCTTGAGCTTGCCGAAAAAGCCACTGAGGCggtgcttcttcttcttgtcatcaATAGTAGAAGCACCTTCAGTGCTGTGGGATTGTTTGGGAGAGTGCTCCGTGGTATTTGCGGTTGAAGTAGCAGGAGTTTGAGTAGACTCAGCTCCAGTCGTCACAGTGGGATCTGCGGGCTTTGCGGCCGGAGTTGTAGGTACATGAGCAGACTCCACTCCCGTCGCAGCGCTAGGACTTGCGGGTTCCACAGAAGTGTGAGCCGTGGTTTCGGGAGTCGAGGTTTCGACAGCCTCAGTAGTCTCAGGGCCAGTTGTAACAGTGGGCCCACTAGACTCAGTGTTCTTCGGCGCGGAAGATAGGGTAGCAGCAGCAAAGCTACGGTCCAGCGGAGGAGTCGAAAGTGGCGACACAGCTGCTGAGGCTCCGCCACTAGCGACAGTGAGATGGGGCGCAACGGCCTGGGTGGCCGCAGTGACGGTAGGCGCTGGAGCACCCGCGGACTCTTCAACGGGAATCTTCTTGCGCAGTTCCTCCTCGATAGCATGCTTCTCGTCGACTGCTACTTGGTTCGCAGCAGCCTCCGGGTCCTTGTGGGCCTCAGCCAACGAATCCTTCACTGCCTGGGGGACCTCCTCGACGGGCTTGTCGCCGTTTGCTTGTTTGCCCTTTGCCTCCAACGGAACACCAGCAGCCAGTGCTGCCGTGGTCGAGTTGGGGCCAGCAGACTGGATGTGGTATCCTGGATCGGCCATAGCTGCCTGCTGCGCCGGACCTCCGATGTAGGTCGGCTCGGTCTCACTGGATGCAGCGCTTTGCGCAGGTCCACCTATCGGAAGACTGGATTCAGGAATCATGTTGTTGGTGATTGGGGGAAGGATATATGGGAGATCGCCAGAGTTGGTGTTGATGTTCGGGTTCCCAGTGCCAAACGGAAGAGTTTGGCCCTTCTCATATGACTCTTTGTCCAATGTGACAGTCGACTCAATGGTATTGTTGTGGAGGGTGCTATGGTGAGGGACTTTGTCGCCCGGGTTCAGGCTGACGGGGTTGTCATAACCTTCCGAGGCTGGGATGGGATCCACGGAAAAGGTCTGTTCGGATTCCTGTCCCGGAGTCTCTGGGAAGCTACCAGGTAGATCCCCATTGGGCTCCTTGGGAACGTTGGCAGCGAGAGCCGCGGTTGTAGAATCAGGGGTCACGCCAGACATAGTGGGGTCAAAGTGGGAGTCCTTGATCTCTTCGGGTAGAAGCACGTTGTTGATGTTGTTATGTCCGTCGTCTTCTTCACGGACGTTGGGATCAGTAGTCCAAATACCGTCGACAacaaactttttttttttaaaaaaaaattcgtcAGTGAGAAGCTAGACAATCTTTGAATCTTGGAACCTTGGGGAATTCCGGGAAGTTGCGACTTTAtaaatggggggggggaggaagcGGCACAGGTGACGTCAGTGGAAGGGTCCCTGTTGCCTAAGGCTCACCGCTATCCGATCTACAGAGGGGAGGACAAAGGTGAAAAAGGAAAGTGcgagaggaaaaaaaaaacagt
It contains:
- a CDS encoding Cyclin, putative, which gives rise to MASSAPPKRRIPGLPNPVLEAEQHKWLFTEEEFERTPSRIDKIERGKEDYIRHRAVEFIWQVSVMLKMPPQTSMTATVYMHRFLMRYSLMGQYPEMGSDLMHPKVIAAVALFVAFKVDEAMRRMKDFVIACCRVAMKQPNLIVDEQSKDYWKWRDLILQNESVMLEYLCFDLQVESPYRILWDYSVFLGVGDNRALRHSTYSFLNDSTYTVLCLQFPPRVIAAAALYAAARHCKVAFPDDAEGRPWWEQIDVRLDDLIRACTFIVKIYERVQQSLSKGYPEFSLSDSTPNPNDPTRIFDTDPTKSASEQQSNSTPPTLAVTSDMTTNGRKRSREPESHANTQSHPHPHPSSPQNKPHSTLNGNGDRDRSPKRQRTITPSHEATLPTDQKTHPPVHSRPHVPAAALSQTKATPHFNSLSITGENPGLGPSAHSPPKEESSAEEGEVPEKQQLVVPVAHPPGSVPLPTADVDHRSKFDSQAEQKDEGEADDDAGSEEGEI
- a CDS encoding Transcription elognation factor Eaf, N-terminal, with translation MSADMATPTLSSMIDPTKQAEYPIVLGERLARNPNTSRLINVNYNHKSKSATSQQRSTITQSRSADHYDLVVTDKAPNVDQTLTYAYKGSEDPSGERSLVLIFDPERKVFVLESVSTTLNFNLRSAPGKTEKQVREQYEQLQIKEEDEPTTSAEDRHGGNTSEDEGPADDSNPYDFRHFLPKNRREDDKPPSGHSTPELATSRASTPLMPTARPIPRPAPPRSKTQTQTNPLRQKKPPAKAPAKAHPPTKPSEPVSYPDPPAYEDSRSSPSDAGTGSQQAGQSPSSNIIVDGDLIIDMGSPPPRPFVDRTYFSSNNTSADDDGDEDIGELSLPSPVGNTAPPTSSAQTRTAIQEDEVEDDDALAAEMEAAFEQSAREEEALSHHYIQPTTRQYVPSDDESEISEEE
- a CDS encoding Immunoglobulin E-set; translated protein: MGTFTFQWPYNASEVFVTGNFDDWGKTVKLDRVGNIFVKEVTLSPVQKVQYKFVVDGIWTTDPNVREEDDGHNNINNVLLPEEIKDSHFDPTMSGVTPDSTTAALAANVPKEPNGDLPGSFPETPGQESEQTFSVDPIPASEGYDNPVSLNPGDKVPHHSTLHNNTIESTVTLDKESYEKGQTLPFGTGNPNINTNSGDLPYILPPITNNMIPESSLPIGGPAQSAASSETEPTYIGGPAQQAAMADPGYHIQSAGPNSTTAALAAGVPLEAKGKQANGDKPVEEVPQAVKDSLAEAHKDPEAAANQVAVDEKHAIEEELRKKIPVEESAGAPAPTVTAATQAVAPHLTVASGGASAAVSPLSTPPLDRSFAAATLSSAPKNTESSGPTVTTGPETTEAVETSTPETTAHTSVEPASPSAATGVESAHVPTTPAAKPADPTVTTGAESTQTPATSTANTTEHSPKQSHSTEGASTIDDKKKKHRLSGFFGKLKEKLK